A single genomic interval of Festucalex cinctus isolate MCC-2025b chromosome 16, RoL_Fcin_1.0, whole genome shotgun sequence harbors:
- the ovch1 gene encoding ovochymase-1 isoform X1 has protein sequence MAPLVLVSVLLAALGVVCAEAAEQQTPGNHHSGNFSGRYELAGVRSFMAEEHAKTRIVGGQETWAHSWPWQVALRFAGMPACGAAVLSRLWVISAAHCFKRYNKASFWTAVAGKHDLDNPDEEGQQVVAVSAIVSHHRYNSGTKEFDVALLRLERPLTFDRFVRPIHVWMAPLPSLEKCTVTGWGSTRENGPRVTRLQEVNVTVMTFDLCQSYYKSRIRERMFCAGRKGGGVDACQGDSGGPLSCYDSGRYLLAGVVSWGVGCGRARKPGVYTKLQGHAAWIANVIDNQDVAYTVKPAQDDRCGKRREPVCQNLPGPAGLGALADGDARAENVTEACPGAWPWQVSLQANGVHYCSAILIHRRWVLAARHCKVSAEEDVAVLGGHDLGLSLSQTIPVDRVFDLPQEDDFPPKDDLSLLRLAVPARLGDGVMPICVPEEDEELDNSWRCFSAGWGTTSATASLNSDRLRHARITLVDHAECQAGWGRGLVDDTHVCAHPVASAACMGDSGAPLFCQKHSTYFLFGLLTWGSRQCDPNKPAIFSKVADYNSWIEEVMGDV, from the exons ATGGCGCCGCTGGTGCTCGTCTCGGTCCTGCTGGCCGCACTTGGCGTCGTTTGTG CAGAAGCGGCGGAACAGCAAACCCCAGGCAACCACCATTCGGGGAATTTCTCAGGACGCTACG AACTGGCGGGGGTTCGCTCATTCATGGCGGAAGAACACGCGAAGACGCGCATCGTGGGAGGTCAAGAGACATGGGCGCACTCGTGGCCGTGGCAGGTGGCGCTACGCTTCGCTGGCATGCCGGCGTGCGGGGCCGCCGTCCTCTCGCGGCTTTGGGTCATCTCGGCGGCGCACTGCTTCAAAAG GTACAACAAAGCTTCCTTCTGGACCGCTGTGGCGGGAAAACACGACCTGGACAACCCTGACGAGGAAGGACAGCAG GTGGTCGCCGTATCTGCGATTGTGAGCCATCACCGCTACAACTCCGGTACCAAAGAATTCGACGTGGCTCTGCTGAGGCTGGAGCGACCGCTCACCTTCGACCGCTTCGTGCGCCCCATTCACGTGTGGATGGCGCCGTTGCCCTCGCTGGAGAAGTGCACCGTCACCGGCTGGGGGTCCACGCGGGAAA ATGGGCCGCGTGTGACTCGACTTCAAGAGGTAAATGTGACGGTGATGACCTTTGACCTCTGCCAGAGCTACTACAAGAGCAGGATACGGGAACGCATGTTCTGCGCGGGAAGGAAAGGGGGCGGAGTCGACGCATGTCAG GGCGACTCTGGCGGTCCTCTGTCTTGTTACGACAGCGGCCGCTACCTTCTGGCGGGCGTGGTCAGCTGGGGCGTGGGCTGCGGTCGGGCCAGGAAGCCCGGCGTGTACACCAAACTCCAAGGTCACGCTGCGTGGATCGCAAACGTCATCG ACAACCAGGATGTGGCGTACACAGTCAAGCCGGCCCAAG ACGACCGATGCGGGAAGCGGCGGGAGCCCGTCTGCCAGAACCTTCCGGGCCCGGCCGGTCTCGGGGCGCTGGCAGACGGCGATGCGAGGGCAGAGAATGTGACGGAGGCGTGTCCGGGGGCGTGGCCTTGGCAGGTCAGCCTCCAGGCAAATGGCGTCCATTACTGCAGCGCGATTCTGATCCACCGCCGCTGGGTGCTCGCCGCGCGACACTGCAAAGTCAG CGCGGAAGAGGACGTGGCCGTCTTGGGAGGTCACGATCTTGGCTTGTCTCTGTCCCAAACTATCCCCGTGGACCGGGTCTTTGACCTGCCCCAAGAAGATGACTTCCCTCCTAAAGATGACCTTTCGCTGCTGCGTCTCGCTGTACCCGCTAGACTCG GTGACGGTGTGATGCCAATTTGTGTGCCTGAGGAGGACGAGGAACTGGACAACAGCTGGAGATGCTTCAGCGCGGGCTGGGGGACCACATCTGCCACGG CCTCCCTCAACTCTGATCGTCTGCGCCACGCCCGCATTACGCTAGTAGATCACGCCGAGTGCCAGGCCGGGTGGGGCCGGGGCCTCGTCGACGACACCCACGTGTGCGCCCACCCCGTGGCCAGTGCCGCCTGCATG GGCGACTCCGGGGCGCCGCTGTTCTGTCAGAAGCACAGCACCTACTTCCTGTTCGGATTGCTCACGTGGGGCAGTCGTCAATGCGACCCCAACAAGCCGGCCATCTTTTCCAAAGTGGCTGATTACAACTCGTGGATCGAGGAGGTGATGGGCGACGTGTGA
- the ovch1 gene encoding ovochymase-1 isoform X2, translated as MAPLVLVSVLLAALGVVCEAAEQQTPGNHHSGNFSGRYELAGVRSFMAEEHAKTRIVGGQETWAHSWPWQVALRFAGMPACGAAVLSRLWVISAAHCFKRYNKASFWTAVAGKHDLDNPDEEGQQVVAVSAIVSHHRYNSGTKEFDVALLRLERPLTFDRFVRPIHVWMAPLPSLEKCTVTGWGSTRENGPRVTRLQEVNVTVMTFDLCQSYYKSRIRERMFCAGRKGGGVDACQGDSGGPLSCYDSGRYLLAGVVSWGVGCGRARKPGVYTKLQGHAAWIANVIDNQDVAYTVKPAQDDRCGKRREPVCQNLPGPAGLGALADGDARAENVTEACPGAWPWQVSLQANGVHYCSAILIHRRWVLAARHCKVSAEEDVAVLGGHDLGLSLSQTIPVDRVFDLPQEDDFPPKDDLSLLRLAVPARLGDGVMPICVPEEDEELDNSWRCFSAGWGTTSATASLNSDRLRHARITLVDHAECQAGWGRGLVDDTHVCAHPVASAACMGDSGAPLFCQKHSTYFLFGLLTWGSRQCDPNKPAIFSKVADYNSWIEEVMGDV; from the exons ATGGCGCCGCTGGTGCTCGTCTCGGTCCTGCTGGCCGCACTTGGCGTCGTTTGTG AAGCGGCGGAACAGCAAACCCCAGGCAACCACCATTCGGGGAATTTCTCAGGACGCTACG AACTGGCGGGGGTTCGCTCATTCATGGCGGAAGAACACGCGAAGACGCGCATCGTGGGAGGTCAAGAGACATGGGCGCACTCGTGGCCGTGGCAGGTGGCGCTACGCTTCGCTGGCATGCCGGCGTGCGGGGCCGCCGTCCTCTCGCGGCTTTGGGTCATCTCGGCGGCGCACTGCTTCAAAAG GTACAACAAAGCTTCCTTCTGGACCGCTGTGGCGGGAAAACACGACCTGGACAACCCTGACGAGGAAGGACAGCAG GTGGTCGCCGTATCTGCGATTGTGAGCCATCACCGCTACAACTCCGGTACCAAAGAATTCGACGTGGCTCTGCTGAGGCTGGAGCGACCGCTCACCTTCGACCGCTTCGTGCGCCCCATTCACGTGTGGATGGCGCCGTTGCCCTCGCTGGAGAAGTGCACCGTCACCGGCTGGGGGTCCACGCGGGAAA ATGGGCCGCGTGTGACTCGACTTCAAGAGGTAAATGTGACGGTGATGACCTTTGACCTCTGCCAGAGCTACTACAAGAGCAGGATACGGGAACGCATGTTCTGCGCGGGAAGGAAAGGGGGCGGAGTCGACGCATGTCAG GGCGACTCTGGCGGTCCTCTGTCTTGTTACGACAGCGGCCGCTACCTTCTGGCGGGCGTGGTCAGCTGGGGCGTGGGCTGCGGTCGGGCCAGGAAGCCCGGCGTGTACACCAAACTCCAAGGTCACGCTGCGTGGATCGCAAACGTCATCG ACAACCAGGATGTGGCGTACACAGTCAAGCCGGCCCAAG ACGACCGATGCGGGAAGCGGCGGGAGCCCGTCTGCCAGAACCTTCCGGGCCCGGCCGGTCTCGGGGCGCTGGCAGACGGCGATGCGAGGGCAGAGAATGTGACGGAGGCGTGTCCGGGGGCGTGGCCTTGGCAGGTCAGCCTCCAGGCAAATGGCGTCCATTACTGCAGCGCGATTCTGATCCACCGCCGCTGGGTGCTCGCCGCGCGACACTGCAAAGTCAG CGCGGAAGAGGACGTGGCCGTCTTGGGAGGTCACGATCTTGGCTTGTCTCTGTCCCAAACTATCCCCGTGGACCGGGTCTTTGACCTGCCCCAAGAAGATGACTTCCCTCCTAAAGATGACCTTTCGCTGCTGCGTCTCGCTGTACCCGCTAGACTCG GTGACGGTGTGATGCCAATTTGTGTGCCTGAGGAGGACGAGGAACTGGACAACAGCTGGAGATGCTTCAGCGCGGGCTGGGGGACCACATCTGCCACGG CCTCCCTCAACTCTGATCGTCTGCGCCACGCCCGCATTACGCTAGTAGATCACGCCGAGTGCCAGGCCGGGTGGGGCCGGGGCCTCGTCGACGACACCCACGTGTGCGCCCACCCCGTGGCCAGTGCCGCCTGCATG GGCGACTCCGGGGCGCCGCTGTTCTGTCAGAAGCACAGCACCTACTTCCTGTTCGGATTGCTCACGTGGGGCAGTCGTCAATGCGACCCCAACAAGCCGGCCATCTTTTCCAAAGTGGCTGATTACAACTCGTGGATCGAGGAGGTGATGGGCGACGTGTGA